One window from the genome of Thermococcus siculi encodes:
- a CDS encoding DUF2341 domain-containing protein, with translation MKRRGFLMNSAVLLLLIPLLLLIATYEDASSMIIASQGEKVEIERTFRVTSYLEEDFKNTLSLSTKRAIALTVDYATAERPLDNSSRALEQLVMYGHYSYIGGTNSNWTAREKFFMKNNTIRDWLRNMKWELRKQGYIMKTSPDDIMRNMKLTIAPLDSFHIVVNASIPNIVIEDLSGKVVYNSSIPQNGSVYVVIPIEGIEDPLFPHLTKGRASRIISACKFAYPSITPPYIKMDGYGQSSIKTFSGQLYNVPRGGKIFYGDKYISGSNLLGYVMANQPSESPNAPYIFNTSLNGKRTSPLSVFSPGDIGVMTFDSVSGGGTGTQAHWCEKNMEFRTNMTLPSTAPLNSLVLLVLNPSNVPFGSAVHDGNAASIRIYKRSDTACEMAPYWIEYWGDDKILIWLNTTDTRDYTVYYSTSDQSMEWEGNIALFPVHNESVTLPAAEEWSELVSDIPWESFFVRYSLKAESNARDFDSGVEMSFNSSKCLLVVKSISTSIFSGVDTEDIQIPIYLSPDNISKLGAQWTTNRAAIEITDVYGNKVPFWIEYWDSDGALIWVKANLTNDESLLEEFFKMMYGFMPSFVQRWMEWMFGWLSDYYYNAFLICPSDGQPTRGDGNKVFEFFDDFSGNSLDTSKWNYKTAQGGSYSVSNGILSLQGDKDSKADVWIWTKKTFPSSYVIGMKAYLKNQPFFMWYIDSDGDAWIEHIKRTTGYLREFNINDGSLSNNKENGGSYTKNRWSRLELYIDAGDFYTYQTTGQFKGTWGSPVSEYLWYLSESDEPIGLGQIYKGPAKYDFIYVRKYLDISDMKQDSIFLPVQTKIEFIDDNPGNPDHDGDKLAILQNWTNNLDNYNGAWHLDTAQRYEVVVSKVSDGLDLTFTYNPNLDITHESHTLVDSNPNGYELYATIDNNPQKDNNSATFHWIVAAPYPYNTYTDSQLTITPSESLPSSGGGYSTARVYDIQPFIDCIQAQKYFGVPGAPSFFERLEGGDTTNRAYYERMAAKMQEAVYGAARYPIGLISFILPKDLPPNLNFLVRKQPAADYIYLDYRNYPSDDPNAKKVYGISTNGGVSSPLLDENFYLTPAIARKIFGVQGASDLLEG, from the coding sequence ATGAAAAGGCGAGGATTTCTGATGAACTCCGCAGTACTGCTCCTTCTCATCCCCTTACTTCTACTGATAGCCACCTACGAAGATGCGTCATCGATGATAATAGCGTCCCAAGGCGAGAAGGTCGAGATAGAGAGAACGTTCAGGGTAACCTCCTATCTCGAAGAAGACTTCAAGAACACACTCTCCCTCTCAACCAAGAGGGCGATAGCCCTGACCGTTGATTATGCGACCGCTGAAAGGCCCCTGGACAACTCCAGCAGGGCCCTGGAACAGCTCGTAATGTACGGCCATTATTCATACATAGGGGGCACTAACTCCAACTGGACCGCCAGGGAGAAGTTCTTCATGAAGAACAACACCATCAGGGACTGGCTGAGGAACATGAAATGGGAGCTGAGAAAGCAGGGTTACATCATGAAGACGAGTCCAGATGACATCATGAGGAATATGAAGCTCACAATAGCCCCCCTGGACTCCTTCCATATAGTTGTGAACGCGAGCATTCCCAACATCGTCATAGAAGACCTCTCAGGGAAGGTCGTCTACAACTCCTCGATCCCCCAGAACGGCTCGGTCTACGTGGTCATACCAATTGAGGGAATCGAAGACCCGCTCTTCCCCCACCTAACCAAGGGAAGGGCCTCGAGAATAATCTCGGCATGTAAATTCGCGTACCCCTCAATAACACCTCCGTACATTAAAATGGATGGTTATGGCCAATCCAGCATAAAGACGTTCTCCGGCCAGCTTTACAACGTGCCCAGGGGCGGAAAGATATTCTACGGCGACAAGTACATCAGCGGAAGCAACCTTCTTGGCTACGTGATGGCGAACCAACCATCGGAGAGTCCCAACGCACCATACATATTCAACACCTCTCTAAACGGGAAACGCACCTCCCCACTGAGCGTCTTCAGCCCGGGGGATATCGGAGTGATGACGTTCGATTCGGTGAGCGGGGGGGGCACGGGCACTCAGGCGCACTGGTGCGAGAAGAATATGGAATTCAGGACGAATATGACCCTTCCCAGCACGGCGCCCCTGAATTCCCTCGTCCTCCTTGTTTTGAACCCGTCGAACGTTCCATTTGGAAGTGCCGTTCACGATGGAAATGCCGCCTCGATTAGGATATACAAACGCTCCGATACGGCCTGTGAGATGGCCCCCTACTGGATCGAGTACTGGGGGGACGATAAGATACTCATCTGGCTGAACACCACGGACACGAGGGACTACACCGTCTACTACTCCACCAGCGACCAGAGCATGGAATGGGAAGGAAACATTGCACTATTCCCCGTCCACAACGAGAGCGTTACCCTTCCGGCAGCAGAGGAATGGAGCGAACTTGTATCCGATATACCCTGGGAGTCGTTCTTCGTCAGATACTCACTCAAAGCGGAGTCAAACGCAAGGGACTTCGACAGCGGCGTGGAGATGAGCTTTAACTCATCAAAGTGCCTGCTCGTTGTAAAATCGATAAGCACTTCCATCTTTTCAGGTGTTGACACGGAGGACATTCAGATACCCATATACCTCTCCCCAGACAACATAAGCAAGCTTGGAGCACAGTGGACGACCAACAGGGCGGCGATAGAGATAACCGACGTTTATGGAAACAAGGTACCGTTCTGGATAGAGTACTGGGACTCCGATGGTGCCCTGATATGGGTCAAAGCCAATCTGACCAACGACGAATCCCTGCTGGAAGAGTTCTTCAAGATGATGTACGGCTTCATGCCATCATTTGTTCAGAGATGGATGGAGTGGATGTTTGGATGGCTCTCGGATTACTACTACAATGCCTTCCTGATATGCCCATCGGATGGCCAACCCACTAGGGGAGACGGTAACAAGGTCTTCGAGTTCTTTGATGACTTCAGTGGAAACTCCCTAGACACCAGCAAGTGGAATTACAAAACTGCTCAGGGTGGAAGTTATTCCGTCTCCAACGGAATTCTGAGCCTGCAGGGAGATAAAGATTCCAAGGCTGACGTGTGGATATGGACCAAAAAGACATTTCCAAGTTCTTACGTCATCGGAATGAAGGCGTACTTAAAGAACCAGCCATTCTTCATGTGGTACATAGATTCTGATGGTGATGCCTGGATTGAGCATATAAAAAGAACTACAGGATATTTAAGAGAATTCAACATAAACGATGGAAGTCTCTCCAATAACAAGGAGAACGGAGGAAGTTATACTAAGAACAGATGGAGTCGTCTCGAGCTGTACATTGACGCCGGTGACTTCTACACATACCAGACTACAGGGCAATTCAAAGGAACCTGGGGCAGTCCCGTGAGTGAATACCTATGGTATCTATCTGAATCGGACGAACCTATTGGACTGGGCCAGATTTACAAGGGACCGGCAAAGTACGATTTTATCTATGTCAGGAAATACCTCGATATATCCGATATGAAGCAGGACAGCATCTTCCTTCCAGTGCAGACTAAGATCGAGTTCATAGACGACAATCCTGGCAATCCGGATCACGACGGGGACAAGCTCGCCATACTGCAAAACTGGACCAACAACCTCGACAACTACAACGGAGCCTGGCACCTAGACACAGCGCAGAGGTACGAGGTAGTCGTTAGCAAGGTAAGCGATGGACTCGACCTCACGTTCACATACAACCCCAACCTAGACATCACGCACGAATCCCATACTCTGGTAGATAGCAACCCAAACGGCTATGAACTCTATGCCACAATAGATAACAATCCCCAGAAAGATAACAACAGTGCAACCTTCCATTGGATAGTTGCCGCACCTTACCCGTATAACACATACACCGACAGCCAGCTCACCATTACCCCAAGCGAGAGCCTACCATCCTCCGGAGGCGGATACTCAACAGCTAGGGTGTACGATATCCAGCCCTTCATCGACTGCATCCAGGCACAGAAGTACTTCGGAGTTCCCGGGGCACCCTCGTTCTTCGAGAGACTGGAGGGAGGGGACACAACCAACAGGGCCTACTACGAGAGAATGGCCGCAAAGATGCAGGAGGCAGTGTACGGGGCCGCTAGATACCCGATCGGACTGATAAGCTTCATCCTCCCGAAGGACCTTCCGCCCAACCTCAACTTCCTCGTCAGAAAACAGCCGGCGGCAGATTACATATACCTCGACTACCGCAATTATCCCTCGGACGATCCGAACGCCAAGAAAGTGTACGGAATCTCCACCAACGGTGGCGTCTCATCTCCATTACTGGATGAGAACTTCTATTTAACGCCCGCCATAGCGAGGAAGATATTCGGTGTACAAGGGGCAAGCGATCTGCTGGAGGGTTGA
- a CDS encoding TonB-dependent receptor, translating to MYGDILGHTVYYRIKVERWGDFRDFLKRICEGLGYTFIDGNDSVLVIPDCSLVEPLEIKKDGEGFSKTNFIEPCHSIYLLILHSVSSFGSVSVWED from the coding sequence ATGTATGGTGATATCTTGGGACATACGGTGTACTACCGCATTAAGGTCGAGAGATGGGGGGATTTCAGGGATTTTCTGAAGCGAATCTGCGAGGGTTTGGGCTATACATTTATCGATGGGAATGATTCGGTATTGGTTATCCCTGACTGCTCCTTGGTGGAACCCCTGGAGATAAAGAAGGACGGGGAGGGCTTTTCAAAGACAAATTTCATCGAGCCATGCCATTCGATATACCTGCTCATCCTTCACTCCGTCTCTTCCTTCGGCTCAGTTTCTGTCTGGGAGGACTGA
- a CDS encoding DUF2101 family protein: protein MSVEGFLYQLGDAVYSVVDKITEFLMPSPVEQPPNFRHLKRLIKKPLSPHEFLSLKLQISFLIYLITGLILLFFRTNPLWILALATVEFLYIRYLTTRNRGFFVDVEPYRFFYYSITWLTFAAFAGYDMVRTIATSVYYYYAYLALVVVLILAFRWYFKQRYGRDYTYGVVEEIKGDAVRVFVHDDIAANVKPGYYWVDAVEDLRVGRVVKLLVEDRKFRGSVPSRIIEVYLEGDESRDQSSQTETEPKEETE from the coding sequence ATGTCGGTTGAAGGCTTCCTGTACCAACTGGGGGATGCAGTGTACTCTGTCGTCGATAAAATCACCGAATTTTTGATGCCCTCCCCAGTCGAACAACCACCAAACTTCAGGCATCTGAAGAGACTCATCAAAAAGCCCCTCAGCCCCCACGAGTTCCTCAGCCTGAAGCTTCAGATCAGCTTTTTGATCTACTTAATTACCGGCCTGATTCTCCTTTTTTTCAGAACAAATCCCCTCTGGATACTGGCACTGGCCACGGTTGAATTCCTGTACATAAGGTACCTGACGACGAGGAATCGGGGATTTTTCGTCGATGTTGAGCCTTACAGATTTTTTTATTACTCGATAACCTGGCTAACCTTCGCCGCTTTCGCCGGGTACGACATGGTTAGAACGATAGCCACCAGCGTGTACTATTACTACGCATACCTGGCCCTCGTGGTCGTATTAATACTCGCATTCCGCTGGTACTTCAAGCAGAGGTACGGCCGCGACTACACCTACGGCGTCGTGGAGGAGATCAAAGGGGACGCAGTCAGGGTCTTCGTCCACGACGACATAGCGGCAAACGTGAAGCCCGGCTACTACTGGGTGGACGCCGTCGAGGATCTCCGGGTTGGGAGGGTCGTCAAGCTGCTGGTGGAGGATCGAAAATTCAGGGGTTCCGTCCCGTCGAGGATAATAGAGGTCTACCTGGAAGGAGATGAGTCCAGGGATCAGTCCTCCCAGACAGAAACTGAGCCGAAGGAAGAGACGGAGTGA